One region of Pseudomonas sp. B21-040 genomic DNA includes:
- a CDS encoding alpha/beta fold hydrolase — MPLFVSEETRWIETPHGRLFSQRWSPAGERAETAQPPIILFHDSLGCVALWRDFPEQLCQATGRIVVAYDRLGFGQSDAYPGDLPTRFIRDEAECFFPLLRQQWQIDRFVAFGHSVGGAMAATCAALYPHSCQSLITESAQAFVEDRTLNGIRIAKAQFEEPGQMERLHKYHGDKAAWVLSAWTETWLSKAFEQWTLESSAASIQCPLLALHGENDEYGSVLHPQRIATLGTASSRSVILKNRHHVPHREAPNEVLDVVKQHLESNAG, encoded by the coding sequence ATGCCGTTGTTTGTCAGTGAAGAAACCCGTTGGATCGAGACGCCTCACGGTCGTTTGTTCTCCCAACGCTGGTCGCCTGCCGGCGAGCGTGCCGAAACGGCCCAGCCACCGATCATTCTGTTTCATGACTCTCTGGGTTGCGTCGCACTGTGGCGGGATTTTCCAGAACAACTGTGCCAGGCCACGGGGCGCATAGTTGTCGCCTACGACCGGCTCGGCTTCGGGCAGTCCGATGCCTACCCCGGTGACCTGCCCACTCGGTTTATTCGGGATGAAGCTGAATGCTTCTTTCCGCTGCTGCGCCAGCAGTGGCAAATCGACCGGTTCGTGGCCTTCGGTCACAGCGTTGGCGGGGCAATGGCGGCGACGTGCGCGGCGCTGTATCCGCACAGTTGCCAGTCGTTGATCACCGAGTCGGCACAGGCATTTGTTGAAGACCGGACGTTGAACGGCATTCGCATTGCCAAAGCCCAGTTCGAGGAGCCAGGACAAATGGAGCGGTTGCACAAGTACCACGGCGACAAGGCCGCCTGGGTGCTGTCTGCCTGGACAGAGACCTGGTTATCAAAGGCCTTCGAGCAATGGACCCTCGAAAGCAGCGCAGCCTCGATTCAGTGCCCGTTGCTGGCGCTACATGGCGAGAACGACGAGTACGGGTCCGTGTTGCACCCGCAGCGGATTGCCACGCTGGGAACGGCGTCGAGCCGAAGCGTGATCCTGAAAAACCGTCATCACGTCCCCCATCGCGAAGCGCCGAACGAAGTGCTGGACGTGGTCAAACAACACCTGGAATCGAACGCCGGCTGA
- a CDS encoding thioesterase family protein, translated as MNLWFRLLLMLFRRPWRKPVDAMATTVIRLRVWPLDLDLNRHVTNGRYFTLADLGRMDYVLRSGAFRVALRNKAVPIVGDTWGKFRRELKLFEAFEIHTRMLGWDDKWSFMEHRFVSKGRVIGVVVMRGVFRAGKGTVAPGEFARELGLDEQSPPMPTWLTDWSQSCNDMSAQLREEEGQPIRRPQTVA; from the coding sequence ATGAATCTCTGGTTCCGACTGCTCCTCATGCTGTTTCGTCGTCCGTGGCGCAAGCCGGTCGACGCCATGGCCACCACGGTTATCCGTCTGCGCGTCTGGCCGCTCGACCTCGACCTCAATCGCCACGTCACCAATGGTCGCTATTTCACCCTGGCCGATCTCGGGCGCATGGATTACGTGCTTCGCAGCGGCGCATTCCGCGTGGCGCTGCGTAACAAAGCCGTGCCGATCGTCGGGGACACCTGGGGCAAGTTCCGTCGTGAGTTGAAGCTGTTCGAAGCGTTCGAGATTCACACGCGGATGCTGGGCTGGGACGACAAGTGGAGCTTCATGGAGCACCGTTTTGTCAGCAAAGGGCGTGTGATCGGGGTGGTGGTGATGCGCGGTGTGTTCCGCGCAGGCAAAGGCACGGTGGCACCCGGCGAGTTTGCCCGTGAGCTGGGATTGGACGAGCAGTCGCCGCCGATGCCGACGTGGCTGACGGACTGGTCGCAAAGCTGCAACGACATGAGCGCTCAGTTGCGCGAGGAAGAGGGTCAGCCGATTCGGCGTCCGCAGACGGTCGCTTAA
- a CDS encoding GlxA family transcriptional regulator gives MHVTLLLTNQCSAASATMALEVLSAANLFADTASSPFEVVIASLDGEEVAAWGGQTLRVDQSTREIAQTDLVLIPGFLFTLKDALPAFSAYGPWLREQHAQGAVVASMCTAAFMLAEAGLLDGVRATTHWAFADLFRRRYADVFLDDSQIICEDNRLVTSGGASAAMDLLLHLVRRFASLELAQKCGKYLLVDSVRSEQSVYVMWSLPKQHGDAGILQVQNWLEQHFDRSVMIDDVARQFGFGIRNFKRRFKDATGYTPITYLQTLRLEKAKQLLETTRMTQDSITYAVGYEDGNSFRRLFRQRVGLLPAAYRKKFQPGAH, from the coding sequence ATGCACGTCACGCTTTTATTGACCAACCAATGTTCTGCCGCCAGCGCCACGATGGCCCTGGAAGTGCTCAGTGCCGCCAACCTGTTTGCGGACACGGCCAGCTCGCCGTTTGAAGTGGTCATTGCCTCTCTGGACGGTGAAGAGGTTGCCGCGTGGGGAGGGCAGACGCTGCGCGTGGACCAATCCACCCGCGAGATTGCGCAGACTGATCTGGTGCTGATTCCCGGTTTTCTCTTCACCCTCAAGGATGCCTTGCCGGCCTTTTCGGCGTATGGACCCTGGCTGCGTGAACAGCACGCTCAGGGTGCGGTGGTGGCGTCGATGTGTACCGCGGCGTTCATGCTGGCGGAGGCAGGCTTGCTCGACGGAGTTCGAGCCACCACGCACTGGGCGTTTGCCGACCTGTTTCGTCGTCGTTATGCCGACGTTTTCCTGGACGACTCGCAGATCATCTGCGAGGACAATCGTCTGGTCACCAGCGGTGGCGCGAGCGCGGCCATGGACCTGTTGCTGCACCTTGTGCGCCGGTTCGCGTCGCTGGAACTGGCGCAGAAATGTGGCAAATACCTGCTGGTCGACAGTGTACGCAGCGAGCAGTCGGTGTATGTGATGTGGTCACTGCCCAAGCAGCATGGTGATGCCGGCATCCTGCAGGTTCAAAACTGGCTGGAGCAGCACTTTGACCGTTCAGTGATGATTGATGACGTCGCCCGGCAGTTCGGATTCGGCATCCGAAACTTCAAGCGGCGTTTCAAGGACGCGACGGGGTACACGCCGATTACTTACCTGCAAACGCTGCGGCTGGAAAAGGCCAAACAGCTGCTTGAGACGACTCGCATGACCCAGGACAGCATCACGTATGCCGTGGGCTACGAAGATGGCAATTCTTTCCGTAGACTTTTCCGCCAGCGAGTGGGCTTGCTGCCCGCGGCTTACCGGAAGAAGTTTCAACCGGGCGCCCACTGA
- a CDS encoding cytochrome c family protein, with amino-acid sequence MHKAAVLTLSLLLGAGVFSLQAHAAGDAEAGATLFKRICGGCHQVGESARGSFGPQLNGIFGRHSASTTDYQYSDAMKAANIIWTRETLTAYLEDPKKVVPGTRMIFWGLSDPEKIENLLAYLQTFQPR; translated from the coding sequence ATGCACAAAGCCGCCGTACTCACCTTGTCCTTGCTGCTTGGCGCAGGGGTATTCAGCCTTCAGGCACACGCGGCCGGCGATGCCGAAGCGGGGGCGACGCTGTTCAAGCGGATCTGCGGAGGATGCCATCAGGTCGGCGAATCGGCACGGGGTTCATTTGGTCCGCAGCTCAACGGCATCTTTGGACGACACTCCGCCAGTACCACGGACTACCAATATTCCGATGCGATGAAAGCCGCGAACATCATCTGGACCCGCGAAACACTGACCGCGTACCTCGAAGACCCGAAAAAGGTGGTCCCCGGCACCCGCATGATTTTCTGGGGGCTCAGCGATCCGGAAAAGATCGAAAACCTGTTGGCCTACCTGCAAACCTTTCAACCGCGGTAG